TTCTAGCTTGATTTGCTGGGGATTTGAATGTATCAGGGAGAGAAAGCTCAAGGGGAGTAGAAACTCCCCCCAATGGTATTTTTGTTTTTATTCTGTGAGCTGTTTTTGTTGTTGTAGGCATTTGCGGCAAAGCCGCAATCCCAAACCCATCCCGGGTTACAAAAACAAACGGATTGCTTTGGAAGCTTAGCGATTCACGTTGTGCCATCTTGGCGGGTAGTGTTCATAATTCTGTGTCACCTCTTTAATCTACTCATCAGAGAGGTGAACCATGAGCAAACCCACATTCGACATTGACGCCGCCCTGCAAGCCCTGCGTGACGGCCAGGATTTGACCGGTAAAGACGGCATTCTCACGCCGTTGATCAAGCAACTCACCGAAGCCGCCATGCAGGCTGAGTTGGACAATCATCTTGCCAAAGAAGCCACGCCGAACCGCAAGAACGGCACGACTGGCAAGACCATGAAAGGCCCCGTCGGCAGCTTCGAATTGAAGACGCCCCGTGACCGCAGCGGCACCTTCGAGCCCCAGCTTATCAAGAAACACCAGACGCACCTGACCGATGAGCTGGAGCGCAAAATCCTGGCCCTGTTTGCGCTCGGCAACAGCTACCAGGACATCCGCGCTCACATTGCTGAGTTATATGATATTGAGCTGTCCAACGGCACCATCAATGCTGTCACCGACAAACTTCTGCCAGAGCTACAGGCATGGCGAGAGCGTGATCTTGAAGTCATCTATCCAATTGTCTGGCTTGACGCCATTCACTACAAAATCAAGGAAAACGGGCGTTACGTCAGCAAGGCCATCTACACCATTCTCGCCCTGAACATCGAGGGAAAGAAGGAGCTGCTTGGCCTGTATCTGTCCGACCAGGAAGGCGCCCATCACTGGCTCTCCGTGCTGACAGACCTCTACAATCGTGGCGTTAAGGACATCCTGATCGCCTGTGTAGATGGCCTGAAAGGCTTCCCGGAAGCCATCGAGAGCATTTACCCGAAAACGGAAATCCAGCATTGCGTGATTCACCAGATCCGCAACTCGCTGAAGTATGTCGCATCGAAAAACCAGAAAGCCTTCATGGCTGATCTGAAGCCCGTCTACAAGGCTGCAACGCTGAACGCCGC
This sequence is a window from Halopseudomonas salegens. Protein-coding genes within it:
- a CDS encoding IS256 family transposase; translation: MSKPTFDIDAALQALRDGQDLTGKDGILTPLIKQLTEAAMQAELDNHLAKEATPNRKNGTTGKTMKGPVGSFELKTPRDRSGTFEPQLIKKHQTHLTDELERKILALFALGNSYQDIRAHIAELYDIELSNGTINAVTDKLLPELQAWRERDLEVIYPIVWLDAIHYKIKENGRYVSKAIYTILALNIEGKKELLGLYLSDQEGAHHWLSVLTDLYNRGVKDILIACVDGLKGFPEAIESIYPKTEIQHCVIHQIRNSLKYVASKNQKAFMADLKPVYKAATLNAAEIALDELEAKWGEKYPMVIKSWRGKWPTLSAYFKYPDYVRTAIYT